One segment of Platichthys flesus chromosome 15, fPlaFle2.1, whole genome shotgun sequence DNA contains the following:
- the rabep1 gene encoding rab GTPase-binding effector protein 1, with protein sequence MAEPAPGSAPSPQHDEVLQQRVAALEQERVEFIKLKQQLEAEFNQKRAKFKDIFLLKEEEWKRQTAALEGAHAELSAVQIQLTQAQSEIENIQAVATVSENTKQEAIDQVRSQWQEEVASLQAIMKESVCEYEVQFHQRLDQERAQWNQYREAMEREMGDLRRRLTVGQEEENLEEEMKKAQEDAEKLRSVVMPMEKEIAALKARLTTAGERVKELEASKVKELNHVLEAEKSCRTDLEMYVAVLNTQKSVLQEDAEKLRKELHEVCHKLELERQQHNQLKHTWQRANDQFLESQRLLMRDMQRIENVLSSEQLRQVEEMKKKDQEEDDKERLSQVNEMQEEDGGDNTEPLEDSFLGLSVEEPHANHSAHGSMHSLDTDVVLGGTMDPYKENLRRVQSTDSLGSSLSAQQGLGGQNHKAKSASHLEESDFGPLVGADCGVTDSSFGETSSISSMKLTASHFLLTKDQEKAIKAMTPEQEETASLLSSISHTANNAYLPPVGYRLVSDSEWNLLQQEVKNAGRKLGRRCDMCSNYEKQLQAIQGQEAETRDQVKKLQVMLRQANDQLERTMTEKQALEDSVKAGNEETAAKVAALMQRVQESEALLGTLQQAFSDAKRNTQEQMAVLVKSREQVADELSRLQRDNESLQGKHRLHVELQRQEDFQMPNTVQELQGQVLQLRDDTVALRTSADHMEEKLKAEILFLKDQLQAEQCLKENLEDTLQLEIEGCKEEIASFSSLKTELERIKAEKQQLERNLAEKTETLENLQGLRISLEHRLKELITAKSALEIQALDEKDKAQRLQTELDVSEQVQKDFVKLSQNLQVQMERIRQAESLDRIRVILNDTNLTDINQLPDT encoded by the exons ATGGCCGAGCCGGCCCCGGGATCCGCTCCGTCGCCACAACATGACG AGGTGCTGCAGCAGCGAGTGGCAGCTCTGGAGCAGGAGAGGGTCGAGTTCATCAAACTCAAACAGCAGCTCGAGGCCGAGTTCAACCAGAAACGAGCCaagtttaaagatatttttttgctGAAGGAAG AGGAGTGGAAGAGGCAGACAGCGGCGCTGGAGGGGGCCCACGCTGAGCTGAGCGCCGTCCAGATCCAGCTGACTCAGGCCCAGTCTGAGATCGAGAACATCCAAGCTGTGGCCACTGTGTCGGAAAacaccaaacaggaagccatCGACCAGGTCCGCAGCCAGTGGCAGGAGGAAGTGGCCTCACTGCAGGCCATCATGAAAG AAAGCGTGTGTGAATACGAGGTCCAGTTCCACCAGCGCTTGGATCAGGAGCGAGCCCAGTGGAACCAGTACCGCGAGGCGATGGAGCGGGAAATGGGAGACCTGAGACGCCGCCTCACCGTGGGCCAGGAGGAGGAAaacctggaggaggaaatgaaaaaa GCCCAGGAGGACGCGGAGAAGCTGCGCTCGGTGGTGATGCCCATGGAGAAGGAGATCGCCGCCCTGAAAGCCCGACTGACGACAGCCGGGGAGCGGGTGAAAGAACTGGAGGCCTCGAAG GTCAAAGAGCTCAATCACGTTCTGGAGGCTGAGAAGTCGTGTCGTACGGACCTGGAGATGTATGTGGCCGTGTTGAACACACAGAAATCTGTCCTGCAGGAAGACGCAGAGAAACTACGCAAAGAGCTGCATGAGG TCTGTCACAAGCTGGAGTTGGAGCGGCAGCAGCACAATCAGCTGAAGCACACGTGGCAGAGAGCCAACGACCAGTTCCTGGAGTCCCAGCGCCTCCTCATGAGGGACATGCAGAGGATAGAGAACGTGCTGTCATCGGAACAACTCCGCcaggtggaggagatgaagaagaaggaccag GAGGAAGATGACAAGGAGCGGCTTAGCCAAGTGAACgagatgcaggaggaggacgggggagACAACACCGAGCCTTTGGAAGACTCCTTCCTCGGGCTGAGCGTCGAGGAG cCCCACGCCAACCACAGCGCTCACGGCTCGATGCACTCTTTAGATACTGACGTGGTGTTGGGGGGCACCATGGACCCCTACAAAGAAAACCTGCGGCGAGTTCAGTCGACGGACAGCCTCGGCTCCTCGCTGTCTGCCCAGCAGGGCCTCGGGGGCCAGAACCACAAGGCCAAGTCGGCCAGCCACTTGGAGGAATCAGACTTTGGGCCCCTGGTGGGAGCCGACTGCGGCGTGACAGACAGTAGTTTTGGGGAAACCTCGTCCATCAGCTCGATGAAGCTGACGGCGAGCCACTTCCTGCTGACAAAAGACCAGGAGAAGGCCATCAAAGCCATGACGcctgagcaggaggagacggCGTCGCTTCTGTCGAGCATCTCCCACACGGCCAACAACGCCTACCTGCCGCCTGTAGGCTACCGGCTGGTCAGCGACAGCGAGTGGAATCTGCTGCAGCAAGAG GTGAAAAACGCCGGCAGGAAGCTCGGCCGACGTTGTGACATGTGCTCCAACTACGAGAAGCAGCTCCAGGCCATCCAGGGACAAGAGGCCGAGACACGGGACCAG gTGAAGAAACTGCAGGTGATGCTGCGTCAGGCCAACGATCAGCTGGAGAGGACGATGACGGAGAAACAGGCTTTGGAGGATTCAGTCAAAGCAGGCAACGAGGAAACGGCTGCTAAG GTTGCCGCCCTGATGCAGAGAGTCCAGGAGTCGGAGGCGCTGCTCGGAACACTACAACAAGCCTTCAGTGACGCTAAGAGGAACACGCAGGAGCAGATG GCGGTGCTGGTGAAGTCGAGGGAGCAGGTGGCCGACGAACTGAGTCGACTACAGAGAGACAACGAGAGTCTGCAGGGAAAACACAGGCTGCACGTGGAGCTCCAGAGACAGGAAGACTTCCAGATGCCCAATACCGTGCAA GAGCTTCAAGGGCAGGTGCTGCAGTTGCGTGATGACACGGTGGCGCTGCGGACGTCAGCCGATCAcatggaggagaagctgaaagCGGAGATCCTGTTTCTGAAGGATCAGCTTCAGGCAGAGCAGTGTCTGAAGGAGAACCTGGAGGACACGCTGCAGCTGGAGATCGAGGGCTGTAAGGAGGAGATAG cttccttctCCAGTTTGAAGACGGAGCTGGAGCGAATAAAAGCTGAGAAGCAACAG TTGGAGAGAAATTTAGCAGAGAAGACCGAGACTCTGGAAAACCTCCAGGGCCTGAGGATCAGCCTGGAGCACCGACTTAAAGAGCTGATCACTGCAAAG AGTGCACTCGAGATTCAGGCCCTCGACGAGAAAGACAAAGCTCAGCGGCTGCAGACGGAGCTGGACGTCAGTGAGCAGGTTCAGAAGGACTTTGTCAAACTCTCTCAGAACCTTCAG GTGCAGATGGAGCGAATACGACAGGCGGAGTCCTTGGACCGAATCCGAGTCATCCTCAACGACACCAACTTGACTGACATCAACCAGCTTCCAGACACATGA